The following proteins come from a genomic window of Pseudomonas syringae:
- a CDS encoding HDOD domain-containing protein encodes MPPQPQIMVDLQMEQYMPDPDLGAIARLIAQDPGLSGALLKIVNSPHYGLSSKIASIDKAVNLLGSRTVINLINAQSIRGEMTDEAIVTLNRFWDTAQDVAMTSLTLAKRIGSQTVDESYALGLFHDCGIPLMLKRFPDYMTVLEEAYANAGPDCRVVDTENRAFDTNHSVVGYYTAKSWRLPEHVTNAIANHHNALAIFQDDSSRDPTLKNLLAPLKMAEHICQSYRVLGSQDVDHEWESVGPLVLDYVALSEYDFEYLRESIRELGAR; translated from the coding sequence GTGCCGCCTCAACCGCAGATCATGGTTGATCTGCAGATGGAGCAGTACATGCCTGATCCGGACCTGGGTGCCATCGCGCGATTGATTGCACAGGACCCGGGGTTGTCCGGGGCGCTGCTGAAGATCGTCAACTCGCCGCATTACGGCCTGTCCAGCAAGATCGCCTCCATCGATAAGGCGGTGAACCTGCTGGGCAGCCGTACCGTCATCAATCTGATCAACGCGCAGTCGATCAGGGGCGAGATGACTGACGAGGCCATTGTGACGCTGAACCGCTTCTGGGACACGGCGCAGGATGTGGCGATGACCAGTCTGACGCTGGCCAAGCGCATCGGCTCGCAAACGGTGGATGAATCCTACGCATTGGGTCTGTTTCATGACTGCGGCATCCCGCTGATGCTCAAACGCTTTCCCGATTACATGACGGTGCTGGAAGAGGCCTACGCCAATGCCGGACCTGACTGCCGGGTGGTCGACACTGAAAACCGTGCGTTCGACACCAACCATTCGGTGGTGGGTTACTACACGGCCAAATCCTGGCGTTTGCCGGAGCATGTCACCAACGCCATCGCCAATCATCACAACGCATTGGCGATTTTCCAGGACGACTCAAGCCGCGATCCCACGCTCAAGAATCTGCTGGCCCCACTGAAAATGGCTGAACATATTTGCCAGTCCTATCGTGTTCTGGGCAGTCAGGATGTTGATCACGAGTGGGAAAGTGTCGGGCCGCTGGTGCTGGATTATGTCGCGCTGTCCGAATACGACTTTGAATACCTGAGGGAAAGCATTCGCGAACTGGGCGCGCGTTGA